Proteins co-encoded in one Ensifer sp. PDNC004 genomic window:
- a CDS encoding helix-turn-helix domain-containing protein, with protein MSSSIPSFFVYGEPEQQLEPGFFHVETVMARRGLHQGQVKAHKHDQMGQITYWLSGGGTYFIDDKPLDFSAPAVSFVPSGIVHGFSVDRETSDAVVVSVADGALLSIRENSTLALDRPTMIRGDSEDRHWRRLAELLDIVADEYAGGAPGTQRMLASLVTAVLTQIARLAAATPDTAQPTQAMLATELRRLIDLRFRENWSVGHYTEALATTPHLLAKASRDAFGMQVKELINERRLLEAKRLLLFTVRPLEDIAYEIGFADAAYFSRFFRLRVGAAPSDWRRARVGSIGAG; from the coding sequence ATGAGCAGCAGCATTCCAAGTTTCTTCGTCTACGGCGAGCCGGAGCAACAGCTCGAGCCCGGGTTCTTCCACGTCGAGACGGTGATGGCCCGGCGCGGCCTGCATCAAGGACAGGTGAAGGCGCACAAGCACGACCAGATGGGGCAGATCACCTACTGGCTGAGCGGCGGGGGAACCTACTTCATCGATGACAAGCCATTGGACTTTTCCGCGCCCGCGGTCAGCTTCGTGCCGAGCGGCATCGTGCACGGCTTTTCGGTCGACCGGGAGACGAGCGATGCGGTCGTCGTTTCGGTCGCCGACGGCGCGCTGCTCTCGATCCGCGAGAACTCGACGCTGGCGCTCGATAGGCCGACGATGATCCGTGGCGACAGTGAAGACCGGCATTGGCGCCGCCTAGCCGAACTGCTCGATATCGTCGCCGACGAATATGCCGGGGGTGCTCCCGGCACCCAGCGGATGCTGGCGTCTCTGGTTACTGCGGTGCTGACCCAGATCGCCCGTCTGGCGGCGGCCACGCCGGACACCGCCCAGCCGACGCAGGCGATGTTGGCAACGGAATTGCGCCGGCTCATCGACCTGCGGTTCCGCGAGAACTGGAGCGTCGGGCACTACACCGAAGCGCTCGCCACCACCCCGCACCTGCTTGCCAAGGCGAGCAGGGACGCCTTCGGCATGCAAGTCAAGGAGCTGATCAACGAGCGTCGATTGCTCGAGGCCAAGCGTTTGCTGCTCTTTACCGTCCGGCCGCTCGAAGACATTGCCTATGAGATCGGCTTTGCCGATGCCGCCTATTTCTCGCGCTTCTTCCGCCTGCGTGTCGGCGCGGCGCCGAGCGACTGGCGCCGGGCGCGCGTGGGCTCAATAGGAGCCGGCTAA
- a CDS encoding P1 family peptidase, whose protein sequence is MNDKTSTPSSARARDIGLPFAGRTGRFNAITDVEGIAVGFRTIEEQTPRPGRKRPVRTGVTAILPHAGSETPVPVYAGVHRFNGNGEMTGTHWIEDGGFFLGPVMITNTHAVGMTHHATIKWMLERYSTTYDTDDFLWLMPVVAETYDGVLNDINGQPITETDVHAALDAATSGPVQEGNCGGGTGMIAYGFKGGTGTASRVVAFGGRDYTIGTLVQANHGQRDWLTIRGVPVGEHMRDGTPQSQMQERGSIIVVIATDLPMAPHQLKRLARRAAIGIGRNGTPGGNNSGDIFLAFSTANTQPMAHKAPPRLSLEIVNDELLDPVYLATVDSVEEAVVNAMIAAEDSGGTAHDRFKIQAIRHEPLMELMRAYGR, encoded by the coding sequence ATGAACGACAAAACCTCTACGCCCTCCAGCGCCCGCGCCCGCGATATCGGCCTGCCCTTTGCCGGCCGCACCGGCCGCTTCAACGCCATCACCGATGTCGAAGGCATTGCCGTCGGTTTCCGCACCATCGAGGAACAGACGCCGCGGCCCGGCCGAAAGCGTCCGGTGCGCACCGGCGTCACCGCCATCCTGCCGCATGCCGGATCGGAAACGCCGGTCCCGGTTTATGCCGGCGTGCACCGCTTCAACGGCAATGGCGAGATGACCGGCACCCACTGGATCGAGGACGGCGGTTTCTTCCTCGGACCCGTGATGATCACCAACACCCACGCGGTCGGCATGACGCATCACGCCACCATAAAGTGGATGCTGGAACGCTACAGCACGACCTACGACACCGATGATTTCCTCTGGCTGATGCCTGTCGTCGCCGAGACCTATGACGGCGTTTTGAACGACATCAACGGCCAGCCGATCACCGAAACGGACGTGCACGCCGCACTCGACGCCGCCACGTCCGGCCCGGTCCAGGAGGGCAATTGCGGCGGCGGCACAGGCATGATCGCCTATGGCTTCAAGGGCGGCACCGGCACCGCGTCCCGCGTCGTCGCGTTCGGCGGACGCGACTACACGATCGGCACGCTGGTCCAGGCCAATCACGGCCAGCGCGACTGGCTGACGATCCGCGGCGTTCCGGTCGGCGAGCACATGCGCGACGGCACGCCGCAGAGCCAGATGCAGGAGCGCGGCTCGATCATCGTCGTCATCGCCACCGACCTGCCGATGGCGCCGCATCAGTTGAAGCGTCTGGCGCGCCGCGCGGCGATCGGCATCGGCCGCAACGGCACGCCCGGCGGCAACAATTCCGGCGACATCTTTCTCGCCTTCTCGACCGCCAACACCCAGCCGATGGCGCATAAGGCGCCGCCGCGTCTGTCGCTCGAAATCGTCAACGACGAATTGCTCGATCCTGTCTACCTCGCGACCGTCGACAGCGTCGAGGAGGCGGTGGTGAATGCGATGATCGCAGCTGAGGATTCCGGCGGCACGGCCCATGATCGCTTCAAGATTCAGGCCATCCGGCACGAACCGCTGATGGAGCTGATGCGGGCTTATGGCCGATAA
- a CDS encoding ABC transporter permease yields MKIARSLFASGLLAYTGLFFAFIYIPLVVIAVYSFNANPVNMMTWTGFTTEWYAQVLGFKTKVSESALYIESTGQLLQAVWNSLVIAASTTAIATIFGTAIAIALYRFEFVGQRFYRVVMFMPMLMPDIVLGIALLIFFVNSGIKLGLTTIIIGQCTFLISYVFIVVSARLAGMDRTLEHASADLGANEWMTFRRVVLPQLFPAIVGGALLAFIISMDDLVITYFIAGVDVTTLPMFIFSMLRRGIKPEINAIAVMMLTFSFVVASLGLYLRSRQK; encoded by the coding sequence ATGAAGATCGCTCGATCCCTTTTTGCCAGTGGCCTGCTTGCCTACACCGGCCTGTTCTTCGCCTTCATCTATATCCCGCTCGTGGTCATCGCCGTCTATTCGTTCAATGCCAATCCGGTGAACATGATGACCTGGACGGGCTTCACCACCGAATGGTACGCCCAGGTTCTCGGCTTCAAGACCAAGGTCTCAGAAAGCGCGCTCTACATCGAATCGACCGGGCAGTTGCTTCAGGCGGTGTGGAACAGCCTCGTCATTGCCGCCTCGACCACCGCGATTGCGACCATCTTCGGCACGGCGATCGCGATTGCCCTCTATCGCTTCGAATTCGTCGGCCAGCGCTTCTACCGGGTGGTGATGTTCATGCCGATGTTGATGCCGGATATCGTGCTCGGCATCGCGCTCCTGATCTTCTTTGTCAATTCCGGCATCAAGCTCGGCCTGACGACGATCATCATCGGCCAGTGCACCTTCCTGATCTCCTACGTTTTCATCGTCGTCTCGGCGCGCCTTGCCGGCATGGACCGGACGCTGGAACACGCGTCGGCCGATCTCGGTGCCAACGAATGGATGACCTTTCGTCGGGTGGTGCTGCCGCAACTCTTTCCGGCGATCGTCGGCGGCGCGCTGCTCGCCTTCATCATCTCGATGGACGATCTCGTCATCACCTATTTCATCGCCGGCGTCGACGTCACGACGCTGCCGATGTTCATCTTCTCCATGCTTCGGCGCGGCATCAAACCGGAGATCAACGCCATCGCCGTGATGATGCTGACCTTCTCCTTCGTCGTCGCCTCGCTCGGCCTTTACCTTCGCTCCCGGCAGAAATGA
- a CDS encoding ABC transporter permease: MTIASRRRFQLALLLGPVSAFLAVFFLGPLAIMIVTSFLAPGLYGGVEWTFYPHNFGRILGFADPMFEEFDPIYIAIFLRSIEIAALTVLATLLVCYPAAFCIARLSERWKNFCLFLITLPFFTSLIVRLFVWVLILRQTGLVNEVLLSTGLIERPLDLIYTQGAIILGMTYVFIPFMFMPVYASVEKLDWTLVRASLDLGAGPVRTFWRVILPLTAPGIAGGAVIVFIPALGNFVVPAVLGGAKVMMFGNLIEQQFLAARNWPFGAALAMMVMSVMLIMMIAQVVISGRRSAAAAALAR, encoded by the coding sequence ATGACGATCGCCAGTCGCCGCCGCTTCCAGCTTGCGCTCCTGCTCGGGCCCGTCTCGGCCTTCCTCGCCGTCTTCTTCCTCGGGCCACTCGCGATCATGATCGTGACAAGCTTCCTCGCGCCCGGCCTTTATGGCGGCGTGGAATGGACCTTCTATCCGCATAATTTCGGCCGCATTCTCGGCTTTGCCGATCCGATGTTCGAGGAATTCGATCCGATCTACATCGCGATCTTCCTGCGCTCGATCGAGATCGCCGCACTGACGGTGCTTGCGACCCTTCTCGTCTGCTACCCCGCGGCCTTCTGCATCGCCCGGCTCTCCGAGCGCTGGAAGAATTTCTGCCTGTTCCTGATCACGCTGCCCTTCTTCACCAGCCTGATCGTGCGGCTCTTCGTCTGGGTGCTGATCCTGCGCCAGACCGGTCTCGTCAACGAGGTGCTTCTATCCACGGGGCTGATCGAAAGGCCGCTCGACCTGATCTATACCCAGGGCGCGATCATTCTCGGCATGACCTATGTGTTCATTCCCTTCATGTTCATGCCGGTCTATGCGAGCGTCGAAAAGCTCGACTGGACGCTGGTGCGCGCCTCGCTCGATCTCGGCGCCGGTCCGGTGCGCACATTCTGGCGCGTGATTCTGCCCCTGACCGCACCCGGCATCGCCGGTGGCGCCGTCATCGTCTTCATCCCGGCGCTCGGCAACTTCGTCGTGCCGGCGGTGCTTGGCGGCGCCAAGGTGATGATGTTCGGCAACCTCATCGAGCAGCAGTTTCTCGCTGCCCGCAACTGGCCCTTCGGTGCGGCGCTGGCGATGATGGTGATGAGCGTCATGCTGATCATGATGATCGCCCAAGTGGTCATCTCCGGACGGCGCAGCGCTGCCGCCGCGGCGCTGGCACGGTGA
- a CDS encoding ABC transporter ATP-binding protein, whose amino-acid sequence MQNSIVRLVEASKAFTTPEGGTVTALDRIDLDVRRNEFLTLLGPSGCGKTTLLQAISGFVELDGGSILIDGEDMTDRPPYRRPVNTVFQNYALFPHMTVGENVAYSLEVAGVAKPQRREKVASALKMVGLEGMEARKPRQLSGGQQQRVALARAIIARPKLLLLDEPLSALDKNLRQAMQIELKTLQNELGISFIFVTHDQQEALTMSDRVAVLSGGRIQQLDTPRAIYDHPVNTFVATFIGASNLFEGRLDGDRLMTADGMAIRHRPCERKISTEATALIRPEQFFLAEDNAPFPTIDVDLDQIVFVGSTFELFGRTAEGRKVVAEIPANRRNLVGTVEQTRKARLAYDPAAVHLIGANTGVA is encoded by the coding sequence ATGCAGAATTCCATCGTCCGGCTGGTGGAGGCGAGCAAGGCCTTTACCACTCCGGAAGGCGGCACCGTGACCGCTCTCGACCGTATAGATCTCGATGTCCGCCGCAACGAGTTCCTGACCTTGCTCGGCCCATCCGGTTGCGGCAAGACCACTCTGCTGCAGGCGATCAGCGGCTTCGTCGAACTCGACGGCGGCTCCATCCTGATCGACGGCGAAGACATGACGGACCGGCCGCCCTACCGTCGCCCGGTCAACACTGTCTTCCAGAACTACGCGCTGTTTCCGCATATGACGGTCGGCGAAAACGTCGCCTATTCGCTGGAGGTTGCAGGCGTTGCCAAGCCGCAGCGCCGGGAGAAGGTCGCCTCCGCCTTGAAGATGGTCGGGCTCGAAGGCATGGAAGCACGCAAGCCGCGCCAGCTCTCCGGCGGGCAGCAACAGCGCGTGGCGCTCGCCCGCGCGATCATCGCCCGGCCGAAGCTGCTTCTGCTCGACGAACCGCTGTCGGCGCTCGACAAGAACCTGCGCCAGGCCATGCAGATCGAGCTCAAGACGTTGCAGAACGAGCTCGGCATCTCCTTCATTTTCGTCACCCACGACCAGCAGGAAGCGCTGACGATGTCGGATCGCGTCGCGGTGCTGTCAGGCGGGCGCATCCAGCAGCTCGATACACCGCGCGCCATCTACGACCATCCGGTCAACACTTTCGTTGCCACCTTCATCGGCGCCAGCAATCTGTTCGAAGGCAGGCTCGACGGCGACCGGCTGATGACGGCTGACGGCATGGCGATCCGCCACCGGCCCTGCGAGCGGAAAATCTCGACAGAGGCGACGGCGCTGATCCGGCCGGAACAGTTTTTCCTCGCCGAGGACAACGCCCCCTTCCCGACGATCGACGTCGATCTCGACCAGATCGTCTTCGTCGGGTCCACCTTCGAGCTGTTCGGCCGCACCGCCGAGGGCCGCAAGGTCGTTGCCGAGATCCCGGCCAACCGCCGCAATCTCGTCGGCACGGTCGAGCAGACCCGCAAGGCGCGGCTCGCCTACGACCCCGCGGCCGTGCACCTGATCGGCGCAAACACGGGGGTGGCGTAA
- a CDS encoding spermidine/putrescine ABC transporter substrate-binding protein — MTTTNGTTRGGRRAFATRARTVALSLATLTALFGTSQAAELNIYNWGEYINPAVLKKFEEETKIKVNLSTYSSNEEMLAKIQGGATGYDIVFPSVHMQDIMAKLDLLEKTDINTYEGFKNIDPTFLRAKSDPKGEYCLPYAFGTVGILYNRTLLGKDVTGWRDLIETVKAKGLKFTLLDDMREVLSVGLILNGHKVNSTDPAELQQAADTIIAMKPEVAAFTYDTRPMVAAGDVAAGHFFVGSMVDVFGNPKDLGYVIPEEGATMYQEDICVLKTAPNKENAVKFMQFYTRPEVAALNIEQQTNGTANVPARQLTPEQIKNSKEINPPPETMQKLQIFEDLGPGVRQLDRVWTKVKTAQ, encoded by the coding sequence ATGACGACGACAAACGGGACGACCCGCGGAGGCAGGAGAGCTTTCGCGACCCGTGCACGCACAGTGGCACTTTCCCTGGCGACGCTGACAGCCCTTTTCGGCACGTCGCAGGCGGCCGAGCTCAACATCTACAACTGGGGCGAATACATCAATCCGGCCGTGCTGAAGAAGTTCGAGGAGGAGACTAAGATCAAGGTCAACCTCTCGACCTATTCCTCCAACGAGGAAATGCTGGCGAAGATCCAGGGCGGCGCCACGGGCTATGACATCGTCTTTCCGTCGGTGCACATGCAGGACATCATGGCCAAGCTCGACCTGCTGGAAAAGACCGACATCAACACTTACGAGGGCTTCAAGAACATCGACCCCACGTTCCTTCGTGCCAAGAGCGACCCGAAGGGCGAATATTGCCTGCCCTATGCCTTCGGCACGGTCGGCATCCTCTATAACCGCACACTGCTCGGCAAGGACGTAACCGGCTGGCGCGACCTGATCGAGACGGTGAAGGCCAAAGGCCTGAAGTTCACGCTGCTCGACGACATGCGCGAGGTGCTGTCGGTCGGCCTGATCCTCAACGGCCACAAGGTCAACTCCACCGATCCGGCGGAACTGCAGCAGGCAGCCGATACGATCATCGCCATGAAGCCCGAAGTCGCCGCCTTCACCTATGACACCCGTCCAATGGTGGCGGCCGGCGACGTGGCGGCCGGCCACTTCTTCGTCGGCTCGATGGTCGACGTCTTCGGCAATCCGAAGGATCTCGGCTACGTGATCCCGGAGGAAGGCGCGACGATGTATCAGGAGGATATCTGCGTCCTGAAGACCGCGCCGAACAAGGAGAACGCCGTCAAGTTCATGCAGTTCTACACGCGCCCCGAAGTGGCTGCACTCAACATCGAGCAGCAGACGAACGGCACCGCCAACGTCCCGGCGCGGCAATTGACCCCCGAGCAGATCAAGAATAGCAAAGAAATCAATCCGCCGCCGGAAACCATGCAGAAGCTGCAGATTTTCGAAGATCTCGGCCCCGGCGTGCGCCAGCTCGATCGGGTCTGGACGAAGGTGAAGACGGCGCAATAA
- a CDS encoding MurR/RpiR family transcriptional regulator yields MAQRILKLVRSDELRRSKSDKLIANYIERNLADIPFETARSIATRLEVSPMTVGRYLRRMGFDGLDELKLELRRDGSNNPAWQVKGSVGRLRDDNREGKLLAGLIQQQIDNLGMIYELTTAPEWQQAIDALISASEVYVAAYQNVRGIAQYFASQLSYTRSRVQFVDGLNGTYAELLDGSVEGRVLFLHDVRRFAAKARPLAEEARRAGVKVILFTDEFCPWAPEVSDICLIVPGSHGPLWDGAATTVAVMDLLLSNVIVVLGDEVGERVAQLTRLQNVFGDFED; encoded by the coding sequence GTGGCACAGCGAATCCTGAAGCTGGTGCGCAGCGACGAGCTCAGACGCTCGAAATCGGACAAGCTCATCGCCAATTACATCGAGCGAAATCTCGCCGACATTCCCTTCGAGACGGCGCGCTCGATCGCGACCCGGCTCGAGGTCTCACCGATGACGGTCGGGCGCTATCTCCGGCGCATGGGCTTCGACGGTCTCGACGAGCTGAAGCTGGAGCTTCGGCGCGACGGCTCCAACAATCCGGCCTGGCAGGTGAAGGGATCGGTCGGCCGGCTGCGCGACGACAATCGCGAAGGCAAGCTGCTTGCCGGTCTTATCCAGCAGCAGATCGACAATCTCGGCATGATCTATGAGCTGACGACCGCGCCGGAATGGCAGCAGGCGATCGACGCGTTGATCTCTGCCAGCGAGGTCTATGTCGCGGCCTATCAGAACGTGCGCGGCATCGCGCAATATTTCGCCAGCCAGCTTTCCTATACCCGGTCGCGGGTGCAGTTCGTCGACGGCCTCAACGGCACCTATGCCGAGCTGCTCGACGGCTCCGTCGAGGGTCGGGTGCTGTTTCTGCACGACGTGCGCCGGTTTGCCGCCAAGGCGCGGCCCTTGGCGGAGGAGGCGCGCCGGGCCGGCGTCAAGGTTATACTCTTCACCGACGAGTTCTGCCCTTGGGCGCCCGAGGTTTCCGACATCTGCCTCATCGTGCCCGGTTCCCATGGTCCGCTCTGGGATGGGGCTGCGACGACGGTCGCGGTCATGGACCTGCTCTTGAGCAACGTCATCGTCGTGCTCGGCGACGAGGTCGGCGAGCGTGTCGCCCAGCTGACCCGGCTACAGAACGTCTTCGGCGACTTCGAGGATTGA
- a CDS encoding amidohydrolase family protein, translating into MFDLIIRNANLPDGRRGFDVGLKGGKIAAIEKALAATAGEEINASGRLLSPPFCDPHFHMDATLSLGLPRMNVSGTLLEGIALWGELRPMLTKEALIERALRYCDLAVSQGLLAIRSHVDTSDPRLVTAEALLEVKETVAPYIDLQLVAFPQDGYFRAPEGVASLNRALDMGIGIVGGIPHFERTMEDGARSVEALCRIAADRGLPVDMHCDETDDPMSRHIETLAAETVRFGLQGRVAGSHLTSMHSMDNYYVSKLIPLMAEAKINVIPNPLINIMLQGRHDTYPKRRGMTRVKELMAAGLNVSFGHDCVMDPWYSMGSGDMLEVAHMAIHVTQMGGIEDKRKIFDAITVNSARTMGLEGYGLDVGCKADLVLLQAADVSEALRLKPNRLAVIRAGKVIARTAPRIGELFLDGRPASIDIGLDYIPQAPTP; encoded by the coding sequence ATGTTCGATCTGATTATCCGCAATGCCAACCTTCCGGACGGACGGCGAGGTTTCGATGTCGGCCTCAAGGGCGGCAAGATCGCAGCGATCGAAAAGGCACTTGCCGCGACAGCAGGCGAAGAGATCAACGCCAGCGGCCGCCTGCTCAGCCCGCCCTTCTGCGACCCGCATTTCCACATGGACGCGACGTTGTCGCTCGGGCTGCCGCGCATGAACGTCTCCGGCACGCTACTGGAAGGCATCGCGCTCTGGGGCGAGCTGCGCCCGATGTTGACCAAGGAGGCGCTGATCGAGCGGGCGCTGCGCTACTGCGACCTCGCCGTCAGCCAGGGTCTGCTTGCCATCCGCAGCCACGTCGACACGTCCGACCCGCGGCTGGTGACGGCCGAGGCACTGCTGGAGGTGAAGGAGACGGTCGCACCCTATATCGACCTGCAGCTCGTCGCCTTCCCGCAGGACGGCTATTTTCGCGCGCCTGAAGGAGTGGCGTCACTGAACCGCGCGCTCGACATGGGCATCGGCATCGTCGGCGGCATTCCGCATTTCGAGCGCACGATGGAGGACGGCGCCCGCTCGGTGGAAGCGCTTTGCCGGATCGCCGCCGACCGCGGCCTGCCGGTCGACATGCATTGCGACGAGACCGACGATCCGATGTCGCGCCACATCGAGACGCTGGCGGCTGAGACGGTCCGCTTCGGTCTTCAAGGCCGCGTCGCCGGCTCGCATCTGACCTCGATGCATTCCATGGACAACTACTACGTCTCCAAACTCATTCCGCTGATGGCGGAGGCCAAGATCAACGTGATCCCCAATCCGCTGATCAACATCATGCTGCAGGGACGCCACGACACCTATCCCAAGCGCCGCGGCATGACGCGGGTGAAGGAGTTGATGGCGGCCGGCCTCAACGTCTCCTTCGGGCACGACTGCGTCATGGATCCCTGGTACTCGATGGGATCGGGCGACATGCTGGAAGTAGCCCACATGGCCATCCATGTGACGCAGATGGGCGGCATCGAGGACAAGCGGAAGATCTTCGATGCGATCACCGTGAACTCGGCAAGGACCATGGGTCTCGAAGGCTATGGGCTCGATGTCGGCTGTAAGGCCGACCTCGTCCTGTTGCAGGCGGCCGATGTCAGCGAGGCCCTTAGGCTGAAGCCGAACCGGCTCGCCGTTATCAGGGCCGGCAAGGTCATCGCACGGACAGCGCCGCGCATCGGCGAACTCTTCCTCGACGGTCGCCCGGCCTCGATCGATATCGGGCTCGACTACATCCCGCAGGCGCCGACGCCCTGA